The proteins below are encoded in one region of Hordeum vulgare subsp. vulgare chromosome 3H, MorexV3_pseudomolecules_assembly, whole genome shotgun sequence:
- the LOC123439102 gene encoding uncharacterized protein LOC123439102, with product MAARGASLLAAALFSMLVMSSLGHPRPLCTDCDTLCRTNCTAEVKTSCSSYCPGGGGGPREGCRRQILQQCTTNGICCNTNGTCTCDCNTVAESGCMGVSDGTQHCDPCMRGIFEECFPTCNKDCNNNCKKKGCHHA from the coding sequence ATGGCTGCACGTGGGGCTTCCCTTCTTGCTGCTGCTCTTTTCTCCATGTTGGTCATGTCTTCCCTGGGGCATCCGAGGCCTTTGTGCACCGACTGCGACACGCTGTGCCGTACCAACTGCACTGCAGAGGTTAAAACCTCCTGCAGCAGTTACTGccccggcggtggcggcggccctCGGGAGGGCTGCCGGAGACAGATATTGCAGCAGTGCACTACAAATGGTATCTGCTGCAATACCAACGGCACCTGCACTTGTGACTGCAACACTGTAGCTGAAAGTGGTTGCATGGGGGTCAGCGATGGCACCCAACATTGTGACCCTTGCATGCGCGGCATCTTCGAGGAGTGCTTCCCCACCTGTAACAAGGACTGCAACAACAACTGCAAGAAGAAAGGGTGCCACCATGCCTAG